From one Sparus aurata chromosome 16, fSpaAur1.1, whole genome shotgun sequence genomic stretch:
- the LOC115565974 gene encoding platelet-activating factor receptor-like: MGNGQVNVSGTSSDSTFMDSGFRYGLFPVAYSIIFVLGLVENIYVLYVLRCLRETKNMGEIRIYMTNLTIADLLFVLALPLWIGYYSRGGDWIYTDFTCRLTGSLFFINTYCSILFLGTISVNRYWAVTQPLDAVCSDHRRRGIIVCVIIWVLTVSMAVPFLISPGTNVDEKNFTRCFEGYQNQTDFKKKKLAVSHFAIIGLFFVVFFLVVVCNFLIARALLTQSPAQSTITSRRPRSLKRMALQMLIAVVGVFVLCFLPHHIIQGPWTLAVLRIEDGWGHVEWSKAARQVLNEAHQITLLLMGLNCILDPVVYCFATRKFRRFIMGHIKKLGKGEGFSQTADTQLSMDSSNQSLRPQNEDQQHEMD, translated from the coding sequence GGGCAAGTGAATGTGTCAGGCACCTCTAGTGACTCGACCTTCATGGATTCCGGATTTCGTTATGGCCTTTTTCCAGTTGCCTACAGTATCATATTTGTCCTCGGCCTCGTCGAGAACATCTACGTGCTGTATGTCCTGCGCTGCCTCCGTGAAACCAAGAATATGGGTGAAATCCGCATCTACATGACGAACTTGACCATCGCTGATCTTCTTTTTGTGCTTGCTCTTCCCTTGTGGATTGGCTATTACAGTCGCGGAGGTGACTGGATCTACACAGACTTCACTTGTAGGCTTACTGGTTCGTTGTTCTTCATCAACACCTACTGCTCCATCCTCTTCCTTGGAACCATAAGCGTCAACCGGTACTGGGCTGTCACCCAGCCTCTGGATGCTGTCTGTTCGGACCACAGACGTCGTGGGATCATCGTGTGCGTCATCATCTGGGTGTTGACCGTGTCAATGGCTGTTCCATTTCTGATATCTCCAGGGACCAACGTTGACGAGAAAAACTTCACTCGCTGTTTCGAAGGGTACCAGAATCAAACAgatttcaaaaagaaaaaattggcTGTCTCTCATTTTGCAATTATTGGATTGTTTTTTGTCGTCTTTTTCCTTGTCGTGGTTTGTAATTTCCTCATTGCTCGGGCCTTACTCACTCAAAGTCCCGCTCAGTCTACGATTACATCTAGAAGACCCAGAAGCTTGAAAAGGATGGCCCTGCAGATGTTGATAGCTGTGGTGGGggtgtttgttctgtgtttccTGCCCCACCATATCATTCAAGGCCCTTGGACACTGGCAGTGTTGCGGATCGAGGATGGCTGGGGCCACGTAGAGTGGAGCAAGGCGGCTCGTCAGGTGTTGAACGAAGCGCATCAGATCACTTTACTTCTCATGGGCCTCAATTGCATTTTGGATCCAGTAGTTTATTGTTTTGCCACAAGGAAGTTCAGAAGGTTCATCATGGGACACATTAAAAAGTTAGGGAAGGGAGAGGGCTTTTCGCAGACAGCCGACACACAGCTGTCCATGGACAGCAGTAATCAGAGCCTGAGACCCCAGAACGAGGACCAACAGCACGAAATGGACTGA
- the LOC115565977 gene encoding platelet-activating factor receptor-like, with protein sequence MGNGQVNVSGTSSDSTFMDTGFRYGLFPVAYSIIFVLGLVENIYVLYVLRCLRETKNMGEIRIYMTNLTIADLLFVLALPLWIGYYSRGGDWIYTDFTCRLTGSLFFINTYCSVLFLGAISVNRYWAVTQPLDAVCSDHRRRGIIVCVIIWVLTVSMAVPFLISPGTNVDEKNFTRCFEGYQNQTDFEKKKVAVPHFAIIGLFFVVFFLVVVCNFLIARALLTQSPAQSTITSRRPRGLKRRALQMLIAVVGVFVLCFLPHHIIQGPWTLAVLRIEDGWGHVEWNEKARQVLNEAHQITLLLMGLNCILDPVVYCFATRKFRRFIMGHIKKLGKGEDFSQTADTQLSMDSSNQSLRPQNEDQQHEMD encoded by the coding sequence ATGGGCAATGGGCAAGTGAATGTGTCAGGCACCTCTAGTGACTCGACCTTCATGGATACCGGATTTCGTTATGGCCTTTTTCCAGTTGCCTACAGTATCATATTTGTCCTCGGCCTCGTCGAGAACATCTACGTGCTGTATGTCCTGCGCTGCCTCCGTGAAACCAAGAATATGGGTGAAATCCGCATCTACATGACGAACTTGACCATCGCTGATCTTCTTTTTGTGCTCGCTCTTCCCTTGTGGATTGGCTATTACAGTCGCGGAGGTGACTGGATCTACACAGACTTCACTTGTAGGCTTACTGGTTCGTTGTTCTTCATCAACACCTACTGCTCCGTCCTCTTCCTTGGAGCCATAAGCGTCAACCGGTACTGGGCTGTCACCCAGCCTCTGGATGCTGTCTGTTCGGACCACAGACGTCGTGGGATCATCGTGTGCGTCATCATCTGGGTGTTGACCGTGTCAATGGCTGTTCCATTTCTGATATCTCCAGGGACCAACGTTGACGAGAAAAACTTCACTCGCTGTTTCGAAGGGTACCAGAATCAAACAGATTtcgaaaagaaaaaagtggctGTCCCTCATTTTGCAATTATTGGATTGTTTTTTGTCGTCTTTTTCCTTGTCGTGGTTTGTAATTTCCTCATTGCTCGGGCCTTACTCACTCAAAGTCCCGCTCAGTCTACGATTACATCTAGAAGACCCAGAGGCTTGAAACGGAGGGCCCTGCAGATGTTGATAGCTGTGGTGGGggtgtttgttctgtgtttccTGCCCCACCATATCATTCAAGGCCCTTGGACACTGGCAGTGTTGCGGATCGAGGATGGCTGGGGCCACGTAGAGTGGAACGAGAAGGCTCGTCAGGTGTTGAACGAAGCGCATCAGATCACTTTACTTCTCATGGGCCTCAATTGCATTTTGGATCCAGTAGTTTATTGTTTCGCCACAAGGAAGTTCAGAAGGTTCATCATGGGACACATTAAAAAGTTAGGGAAGGGAGAGGACTTTTCGCAGACAGCCGACACACAGCTGTCCATGGACAGCAGTAATCAGAGCCTGAGACCCCAGAACGAGGACCAACAGCACGAAATGGACTGA
- the LOC115597344 gene encoding platelet-activating factor receptor-like: protein MGNGQVNVSGTSSDSTFMDSGFRYGLFPVAYSIIFVLGLVENIYVLYVLRCLHGTKNMGEIRIYMTNLTIADLLFVLALPLWIDYYSRGGDWIYSDFSCRLSGSLFFINTYCSILFLGAISVNRYWAVTQPLDAASSDHRRRGIIMCVIIWLLTVSMAVPFLISPGTNVDEKNFTRCFEGYQNQTDFEKKKLAVFHFAIIGLFFVVFFLVVVCNLLIARALLTQSPAQSTITSRRPRGLKRRALQMLIAVVGVFVLCFLPHHIIQGPWTLAVLRIEDGLGHVEWSKAARQVLNEAHQITLLLMGLNCILDPVVYCFATRKFRRFIMGHIKKLGKGEGFSQRANTQLSMYSRNQSLRTPEQGPTA from the coding sequence ATGGGCAATGGGCAAGTCAATGTGTCAGGCACCTCTAGTGACTCAACCTTCATGGATTCCGGATTTCGTTATGGCCTCTTTCCAGTTGCCTACAGTATCATCTTCGTCCTCGGCCTCGTCGAGAACATCTATGTGCTGTATGTCCTGCGCTGCCTCCATGGAACAAAGAATATGGGCGAAATCCGCATCTACATGACAAATTTGACCATCGCTGATCTTCTTTTTGTGCTCGCTCTTCCCTTGTGGATTGACTATTACAGTCGCGGAGGTGACTGGATCTACTCAGACTTCAGTTGTAGGCTTAGTGGTTCATTGTTCTTCATCAACACCTACTGCTCAATCCTCTTCCTCGGAGCTATCAGCGTCAACCGGTACTGGGCTGTCACCCAGCCTCTGGATGCTGCCTCTTCGGACCACAGACGTCGTGGGATCATCATGTGCGTCATCATCTGGTTGTTGACCGTGTCAATGGCTGTTCCATTTCTGATATCTCCAGGGACTAACGTTGACGAGAAAAACTTCACTCGCTGTTTCGAAGGGTACCAGAATCAAACAGATTTCGAAAAGAAAAAATTGGCTGTCTTTCATTTTGCAATTATTGGATTGTTTTTTGTCGTCTTTTTCCTTGTCGTGGTTTGTAATTTACTCATTGCTCGGGCCTTACTCACTCAAAGTCCCGCTCAGTCTACGATTACATCTAGAAGACCCAGAGGCTTGAAAAGGAGGGCCCTGCAGATGTTGATAGCTGTGGTGGGggtgtttgttctgtgtttccTGCCCCACCATATCATTCAAGGCCCTTGGACACTGGCAGTGTTGCGGATCGAGGATGGCTTGGGCCACGTAGAGTGGAGCAAGGCGGCTCGTCAGGTGTTGAACGAAGCGCATCAGATCACTTTACTTCTCATGGGCCTCAATTGCATTTTGGATCCAGTAGTTTATTGTTTTGCCACAAGGAAGTTCAGAAGGTTCATCATGGGACACATTAAAAAGTTAGGGAAAGGAGAGGGCTTTTCACAGAGGGCCAACACACAGCTGTCCATGTACAGCAGGAATCAGAGCCTGAGGACTCCAGAACAAGGACCAACAGCATGA
- the LOC115597343 gene encoding platelet-activating factor receptor-like, whose translation MGNGKVNVSGTSGVDPGSNSTFLDSEFRYVLFPVAYSIIFVLGLVENIYVLYVLRCLHGTKNMGEIRIYMTNLTIADLLFVLALPLWIDYYSRGGDWIYSDFSCRLTGSLFFINTYCSILFLGAISVNRYWAVTQPLDAVSSDHRRRGIIVCVIIWVLTVSMAVPSLKSPGTNPDKNFTRCFEGYQNQTYFEKKKVAAPHFAIIGLFFVVFFLVVVCNFLIAQALLSQSPTQSMIISKKSTRTMSSTSSRPRGLKRRALQMLIAVVGVFILCFLPHHIIQGPWTLAVLRIEDGWGHVKWSEEARQVLSDAHQITLLLMGLNCILDPVVYCFATRKFRSFIMGHIKKLGKGEGFSQTANKQLFMDSRNQSLRPQNEDQQHEID comes from the coding sequence ATGGGCAATGGGAAAGTCAATGTGTCAGGCACCTCTGGTGTGGACCCTGGAAGTAACTCGACCTTCCTGGATTCCGAATTTCGTTATGTCCTCTTTCCAGTTGCCTACAGTATCATCTTTGTCCTCGGCCTTGTAGAGAACATCTACGTGCTGTATGTCCTGCGCTGCCTCCATGGAACAAAGAATATGGGCGAAATCCGCATCTACATGACGAACTTGACCATCGCTGATCTTCTTTTTGTGCTCGCTCTTCCCTTGTGGATTGACTATTACAGTCGCGGAGGTGACTGGATCTACTCAGACTTCAGTTGTAGGCTTACTGGTTCATTGTTCTTCATCAACACCTACTGCTCCATCCTCTTCCTCGGAGCCATAAGCGTCAACCGGTACTGGGCTGTCACCCAGCCTCTGGATGCTGTCTCTTCGGACCACAGACGTCGTGGGATCATCGTGTGCGTCATCATCTGGGTGTTGACCGTGTCAATGGCTGTTCCATCTCTGAAATCTCCAGGGACCAACCCTGACAAGAACTTCACTCGCTGTTTTGAAGGGTACCAGAATCAAACATATTtcgaaaagaaaaaagtggctGCTCCTCATTTTGCAATAATTGGATTGTTTTTTGTCGTCTTTTTTCTTGTCGTGGTGTGTAATTTCCTCATTGCTCAGGCGTTACTTTCGCAAAGTCCCACTCAGTCTATGATTATATCTAAAAAGTCCACCAGGACCATGTCTTCGACATCTAGTAGACCCAGAGGCTTGAAACGGAGGGCCCTGCAGATGTTGATAGCTGTGGTGGGGGTGTTCATTCTGTGTTTCCTGCCCCACCATATCATTCAAGGCCCCTGGACACTGGCAGTGTTGCGGATCGAGGATGGCTGGGGCCACGTAAAGTGGAGCGAGGAGGCTCGTCAGGTGTTGAGTGACGCGCATCAGATCACTTTACTTCTCATGGGCCTCAATTGCATTTTGGATCCAGTAGTTTATTGTTTTGCTACAAGGAAGTTCAGAAGCTTCATCATGGGACACATTAAAAAGTTAGGAAAGGGAGAGGGCTTTTCCCAGACGGCCAACAAACAGCTGTTCATGGACAGCAGGAATCAGAGCCTGAGGCCCCAGAACGAGGACCAACAGCATGAAATCGACTGA
- the LOC115597345 gene encoding platelet-activating factor receptor-like, which translates to MDVSGTSRYVLFPVAYSIIFVLGLVENIYVLYVLHCLRGTKNMGEIRIYMTNLTIADLLFVLALPLWIDYYSRGGDWIYTDFTCRLTGSLFFINTYCSILLLGAISFNRYWAVTQPLDAASSDHRRRGIIMCVIIWLLTVSMAVPSLISPGTNPDKNFTRCFEGYQNQTDFEKKKVATPHFAIIVLFFVVFFLVVVCNLLTARALLTQSPAQSTIMSGKSTSTMSSTSKRPRGLKRRALQMLIAVVGVFVLCFLPHHIIQGPWTLAVLRIENGWGHVEWNEAARQVLNEAHQITLLLMGLNCILDPVVYCFATSKFRRFVMTHIKKLGKGEGCSQTADTQLSMDSRNQSLRPQNEDQQHEMD; encoded by the coding sequence ATGGACGTGTCAGGCACCTCTCGTTATGTCCTCTTTCCAGTTGCCTACAGTATCATATTTGTCCTCGGCCTCGTCGAGAACATCTACGTGCTGTATGTCCTGCACTGCCTCCGTGGAACAAAGAATATGGGCGAAATCCGCATCTACATGACGAACTTGACCATCGCTGATCTTCTTTTTGTGCTCGCTCTTCCCTTGTGGATTGACTATTACAGTCGCGGAGGTGACTGGATCTACACAGACTTCACTTGTAGGCTTACTGGTTCATTGTTCTTCATCAACACCTACTgctccatcctcctccttgGAGCCATAAGCTTCAACCGGTACTGGGCTGTCACCCAGCCTCTGGATGCTGCCTCTTCGGACCACAGACGTCGTGGGATCATCATGTGCGTCATCATCTGGTTGTTGACCGTGTCAATGGCTGTTCCATCTCTGATATCTCCAGGGACCAACCCTGACAAGAACTTCACTCGCTGTTTTGAAGGGTACCAGAATCAAACAGATTtcgaaaagaaaaaagtggctACCCCTCATTTTGCaattattgtattgttttttgtcGTCTTTTTCCTTGTCGTGGTGTGCAATTTACTCACTGCTCGAGCCTTACTCACTCAAAGTCCCGCTCAGTCTACGATTATGTCTGGAAAGTCAACCAGTACCATGTCTTCAACATCTAAAAGACCCAGAGGCCTGAAACGGAGGGCCCTGCAGATGTTGATAGCTGTGGTGGGggtgtttgttctgtgtttccTGCCCCACCATATTATTCAAGGCCCTTGGACACTGGCAGTGTTGCGGATTGAGAATGGCTGGGGCCACGTAGAGTGGAACGAGGCGGCTCGTCAGGTGTTGAATGAAGCGCATCAGATCACTTTACTTCTCATGGGCCTCAATTGCATTTTGGATCCAGTAGTTTATTGTTTCGCCACAAGTAAGTTCAGAAGGTTCGTCATGACCCACATTAAAAAGTTAGGAAAGGGAGAGGGCTGTTCACAGACGGCCGACACACAGCTGTCCATGGACAGCAGGAATCAGAGCCTGAGACCCCAGAACGAGGACCAACAGCATGAAATGGACTGA
- the LOC115566079 gene encoding platelet-activating factor receptor-like, translated as MSGTPGEDPGSNSTFLDSEFRYVLFPVAYSIIFVLGLVENIYVLYVLRCLRGTKNMGEIRIYMTNLTIADLLFVLALPLWIDYYNREGDWIYTDYPCRLTGSLFFINTYCSILFLGAISVNRYWAVTQPLDAASSDHRRRGIIVCVIIWVVTVSMAVPYVILPGTNPDKNLTRCFEGFQNQTDFKKIIVAAPHFAIIGLFFVVFFLVVVCNFLIAQALLSQSPTQSTIISRTSTSTMSSTSRRPRGLKRRALQMLIAVVGVFVLCFLPHHIIQGPWTLAVLRIKNGWGHVKWSEEACQALSDAHQITLLLMGLNCILDPVVYCFATRKFRRFIMTHIKKLGKGEGFSQTANTQLSMNSRNQSLRTP; from the coding sequence ATGTCAGGCACCCCTGGTGAGGACCCTGGAAGTAACTCGACCTTCCTGGATTCAGAATTTCGTTATGTCCTCTTTCCAGTTGCCTACAGTATCATCTTTGTCCTCGGCCTCGTCGAGAACATCTACGTGCTGTATGTCCTGCGCTGCCTCCGTGGAACAAAGAATATGGGTGAAATCCGCATCTACATGACAAACTTGACGATCGCCGATCTTCTTTTTGTGCTCGCTCTACCCTTGTGGATTGACTATTACAACCGTGAAGGTGACTGGATCTACACAGACTACCCTTGTAGGCTTACTGGTTCGTTGTTCTTCATCAACACCTACTGCTCCATCCTCTTCCTCGGAGCCATAAGCGTCAACCGGTACTGGGCTGTCACCCAGCCTCTGGATGCTGCCTCTTCGGACCACAGACGTCGTGGGATCATCGTGTGCGTCATCATCTGGGTGGTGACCGTGTCAATGGCTGTTCCATATGTGATTCTTCCAGGAACCAACCCTGACAAAAACTTAACTCGCTGTTTTGAGGGGTTCCAGAATCAAACAGATTTCAAAAAGATAATAGTGGCTGCCCCTCATTTTGCTATAATTGGATTGTTTTTTGTCGTCTTTTTTCTTGTCGTGGTGTGTAATTTCCTCATTGCTCAGGCGTTACTTTCTCAAAGTCCCACTCAGTCTACGATTATATCTAGAACGTCCACCAGTACCATGTCTTCAACATCTAGAAGACCCAGAGGCTTGAAACGGAGGGCCCTGCAGATGTTGATAGCTGTGGTGGGggtgtttgttctgtgttttctgcccCACCATATCATTCAAGGCCCTTGGACACTGGCAGTGTTGCGGATCAAGAATGGCTGGGGCCACGTAAAGTGGAGCGAGGAGGCTTGTCAGGCGTTGAGCGATGCGCATCAGATCACTTTACTTCTCATGGGCCTCAATTGCATTTTGGATCCAGTAGTTTATTGTTTTGCCACAAGGAAGTTCAGAAGGTTCATCATGACACACATTAAAAAGTTAGGAAAGGGAGAAGGCTTTTCACAGACAGCCAACACACAGCTGTCCATGAACAGCAGGAATCAGAGCCTGAGGACTCCATAA